The Clupea harengus chromosome 26, Ch_v2.0.2, whole genome shotgun sequence genome has a segment encoding these proteins:
- the LOC105900194 gene encoding (E3-independent) E2 ubiquitin-conjugating enzyme UBE2O, with protein sequence MAEPVASAAKDAASPSPTPAFSPAASPGSEPPSMALSPSAGGSERLLFTHDLVSGRHRGSLRFGLVVMIHGEDDFDSDSDIDVDIADDGGGKGGGGCGLCGGPGNADTENGAADSRTRLLGRGFVRVQWYPNGVKQDVHETKLKLEDRSIVPRDFVRRLNSNDKQCGIVTNINIECAVKLVGTNCVLYPVSSRDLQHIWTFMYGDYIVYDFWLGKVYDLSNNIILKLSNGARCSMSEEDGSKLYDVCPHVSDNGLFFDEAYGFYPGQVLIGPSKVFANVQWLYGVKPVLSKKTKFRVVVEEVQVVELKVTWITKSYSPKGSDSVYPPPSTITQENLCKVKRLGYYDHTQRQLGDRALYVFPSKVDATRITCEGPEGTPVHPEDPVCRRLKRIFKKDLGRKTTEGADLHGNRLQSGDKPDHIEGEKQDGIGEAPLVPRCPNNGPVERPDGVTDKEVEAGEDGQLGDLDTDGEADDTDDTSSITSSASSTASLQSMGGMPPNRKKSIPLSIRNLKRKHKKKRTKFSREFKQGDRVAVEVVSTVTSSDVMWKDGRLEAGIRSNDLIPIQHLDNHEFCPGDYVVDKRSSASQDPGLYGVIQSGDHKGRTCGVKWIKLNAAGDDVEVIGEEEDVSVYDIADHPDFHFRTTDIVIRIVNPDQEDCENDSTSVGHVSRVDVSSKVEVVWADNSKTIVLPQHLYNVESEVEETDYTSVEGSSSGASSEEWEDESDSWETVEEEHKEDPALTPTAAAALPETMPLTPVSGDAPGAIAATATPDPSASTTPAAEEKSGKEGTARGLRELKEALKILESLKNMTVEQLWTGSPTSPTSAEPSATTTTASAAATTPVSEGTKPTKEKRFLDDIKKLQENLKKTLDVCAIVEEARKEGAVEEERPAATTTATTQPQAEPQTPVRSEWPSDTPVLCQQSGGKPGVTFTSAKGEVFSVLDEAPESHTFKIMEFQPAEAKKFFSTVRKEMALLATSLPDGIMVKTFEDRMDLFAALIKGPTRTPYEDGLFLFDIQLPNIYPAVPPLFRYLSQCSGRLNPNLYDNGKVCVSLLGTWIGKGTERWTSKSSLLQVLISIQGLILVNEPYYNEAGFDSDRGLQEGYENSRCYNEMALIKMVQSMSTMLQHPVEVFQQEIQEHFSSCGWRLVHRIESWLELDGAVVERGGKGAGGGGGGGGAGGGGGGGGGGGGFRDREPLEEIPHALAHSSPSKQDLKEEDLEDSGLSPSTTTGPGGSSGSTSALQQDLSQSSDGEVLVTGSASGGAGDGVVLTQGSGGASQASGKASQESQPTVRPKKRRKSYRSFLPERSGYPDIGFPLFPLSKGFVKSMCGVLLQYRATLIAAGICEHREDK encoded by the exons ATGGCGGAACCCGTGGCATCGGCGGCTAAAGACGCAGCATCCCCATCCCCGACTCCAGCCTTTTCCCCGGCAGCTAGCCCAGGATCTGAGCCTCCTTCAATGGCGCTCTCTCCTTCAGCAGGAGGTTCTGAACGACTCCTTTTCACCCACGACCTAGTCTCAGGTCGGCATCGTGGGTCGCTGCGATTTGGCCTTGTGGTAATGATACATGGCGAGGATGATTTTGACTCCGATTCAGACATAGATGTGGACATAGCCGACGATGGCGGAGGTAAAGGAGGTGGTGGCTGTGGGCTATGTGGTGGCCCCGGTAACGCTGATACAGAGAACGGTGCTGCGGACTCGCGGACACGGCTTCTGGGAAGAGGTTTCGTACGGGTGCAGTGGTATCCAAATGGAGTAAAGCAAGACGTTCATGAAACCAAG CTCAAACTTGAAGATCGATCCATCGTGCCTAGGGACTTTGTACGACGCTTGAATTCCAAT GATAAACAGTGTGGCATAGTGACCAACATTAACATTGAGTGTGCAGTGAAACTAGTTGGAACCAACTGCGTCCTGTATCCCGTCAGTAGTCGAGACTTGCAACACATATGG ACGTTCATGTATGGGGACTACATAGTCTATGACTTCTGGTTGGGGAAAGTGTATGACTTGAGCAACAACATTATCTTGAAGCTTTCCAACGGGGCAAG gtGTTCGATGAGTGAGGAAGATGGGTCCAAACTCTATGACGTTTGTCCTCACGTCAGCGACAAC GGGCTCTTCTTCGACGAGGCGTACGGGTTCTACCCAGGCCAAGTTTTGATTGGTCCGTCGAAGGTTTTTGCTAACGTGCAGTGGCTCTATGGTGTTAAGCCCGTGTTGAGCAAGAAGACCAAGTTCCGGGTGGTAGTGGAGGAG GTGCAGGTGGTTGAGCTGAAAGTGACATGGATCACCAAGAGCTACTCCCCCAAGGGCTCCGACAGCGTCTACCCCCCGCCCTCCACCATCACTCAGGAGAACCTCTGCAA AGTGAAGCGGCTGGGTTACTACGACCACACGCAGAGGCAGCTGGGCGACCGGGCGCTCTACGTGTTCCCATCCAAGGTGGACGCCACCCGCATCACCTGCGAGGGGCCAGAGGGGACGCCAGTGCACCCAGAAGACCCCGTCTGCAGGAGG CTGAAGCGGATTTTCAAGAAAGACCTGGGGAGGAAGACAACGGAGGGTGCAGATTTGCATGGCAACCGCCTTCAGTCAGGAGACAAACCTGACCACATAGAGG gtgaaAAGCAAGATGGGATAGGGGAGGCCCCCTTAGTGCCCCGTTGCCCCAACAACGGTCCCGTAGAGCGACCCGACGGGGTCACGGACAAGGAGGTGGAGGCCGGGGAGGATGGCCAGCTGGGAGACCTGGACACGGACGGCGAGGCGGACGACACGGACGACACGAGCTCCATCACGTCCTCGGCCAGCTCCACGGCCTCGCTGCAGAGCATGGGCGGCATGCCCCCCAACCGCAAGAAGagcatcccactgtccatccgcAACCTCAAGAGGAAGCACAAGAAGAAGAGGACCAAGTTCTCCCGCGAGTTCAAGCAAGGTGATAG GGTGGCGGTGGAGGTCGTCTCCACGGTGACCTCGTCTGACGTCATGTGGAAGGACGGCCGGCTGGAGGCGGGCATCCGTTCCAATGACCTCATCCCCATCCAGCACCTGGACAACCATGAGTTCTGCCCAGGGGACTACGTCGTGGACAAGCGCT cttCCGCTTCTCAAGACCCAGGGCTCTATGGGGTCATCCAGTCAGGCGATCATAAGGGCAGGACGTGTGGCGTCAAGTGGATCAAACTCAACGCTGCGGGCGATGACGTAGAG GTGATTGGTGAAGAGGAGGATGTCAGTGTTTATGACATCGCTGATCATCCAGACTTCCATTTCCGCACCACGGATATTGTCATCAGAATAGTCAACCCTGACCAAGAGGACTGCGAAAATGATAGT ACGTCAGTGGGTCACGTGTCGAGAGTGGACGTCAGCAGTAAGGTGGAGGTGGTTTGGGCTGACAACTCCAAAACTATCGTACTGCCACAG cACTTGTATAACGTGGAATCGGAGGTGGAGGAGACGGACTACACCTCAGTggagggcagcagcagcggcgccTCCTCAGAGGAGTGGGAGGACGAGAGCGACAGCTGGGAGACCGTGGAGGAGGAGCATAAGGAAGACCCGGCCCTCACTCCCACGGCCGCCGCCGCTCTCCCCGAAACCATGCCCCTGACGCCGGTCAGCGGGGACGCCCCAGGGGCCATCGCCGCCACCGCGACCCCCGACCCGTCGGCCTCTACGACGCCGGCCGCGGAGGAGAAGTCTGGGAAGGAGGGCACGGCCCGGGGCTTGAGAGAGCTGAAGGAGGCCCTGAAGATCCTGGAGAGCCTGAAGAACATGACCGTGGAGCAGCTGTGGACCGGCTCACCCACCTCCCCGACCTCGGCAGAGCCCTCAGCCACCACGACGACCGCCtctgccgccgccaccacgccgGTGTCCGAGGGCACCAAGCCCACCAAGGAGAAGCGTTTCCTCGACGACATCAAGAAGCTGCAGGAGAACCTGAAGAAGACGTTGGACGTCTGCGCCATCGTGGAGGAGGCACGAAAAGAGGGCGCCGTCGAGGAGGAGAGGCCCGCCGCGACGACGACCGCCACCACCCAGCCGCAGGCGGAGCCGCAGACGCCCGTGCGCTCGGAGTGGCCCAGTGACACGCCGGTGCTGTGCCAGCAGAGTGGCGGCAAGCCTGGCGTCACCTTCACCAGTGCCAAGGGAGAGGTGTTCTCCGTGCTGGACGAGGCACCAG AGAGTCACACTTTTAAGATAATGGAGTTCCAGCCGGCCGAGGCCAAGAAGTTCTTCAGCACCGTGAGGAAGGAGATGGCTCTGCTGGCCACCTCCCTGCCTGATGGCATCATGGTCAAGACCTTCGAGGACCGCATG GACCTGTTCGCTGCTCTGATCAAGGGccccacacgcacaccctaCGAGGACGGTCTCTTCCTGTTCGACATTCAGCTCCCCAACATCTACCCGGCAGTGCCCCCCCTTTTTCGCTACCTGTCCCAGTGCAGTGGCCGTCTAAATCCCAATCTCTATGACAACGGCAAGGTCTGCGTCAGCCTGCTGGGCACCTGGATTGGCAAG GGCACGGAGAGATGGACCAGCAAGTCTAGTCTGCTACAAGTGCTCATCTCCATCCAAG GTCTGATCCTGGTTAATGAACCTTACTACAACGAGGCTGGCTTCGACAGTGACAGGGGCCTGCAGGAAGGCTACGAGAACAGCCGCTGCTACAACGAGATGGCGCTGATCAAGATGGTGCAGTCCATGAGCACCATGCTGCAGCACCCCGTGGAAGTCTTCCAGCAGGAGATCCAGGAGCACTTCAGCTCCTGCGGCTGGCGCCTGGTGCACCGGATCGAGTCCTGGCTGGAGCTGGACGGGGCCGTGGTGGAGCGCGGAGGCAAAGGggccggaggaggaggaggaggaggaggggcgggaggtggaggaggaggtggaggaggaggcggcggctTCCGCGACCGAGAGCCGCTGGAGGAGATCCCCCATGCACTGGCCCACAGCAGCCCCAGCAAGCAGGACCTGAAGGAAGAGGATTTGGAGGACTCGGGCCTCAGCCCCTCAACTACCACGGGACctgggggctcgtccgggagCACTTCCGCCCTGCAGCAGGACCTTAGCCAGAGCTCGGACGGTGAGGTCTTGGTGACCGGGAGCGCCAGTGGTGGGGCAGGTGATGGGGTGGTGTTGACGCAGGGTTCGGGCGGTGCGTCGCAAGCCAGCGGCAAGGCATCCCAGGAGTCTCAGCCCACGGTCAGACCAAAGAAGCGAAGAAAGAGCTACCGCAGCTTCCTTCCTGAGCGCAGTGGCTACCCGGACATCGGCTTCCCACTATTCCCCCTCTCCAAGGGCTTTGTGAAGAGCATGTGTGGGGTGTTGCTGCAGTATCGAGCCACCCTCATCGCTGCTGGCATCTGCGAGCACAGAGAGGACAAATAA